CCCTTGACGTGCACGTGAAACGGCTGCGCTCCAAGATCGAGGCGGACCCGGCCAATCCGGTGCACCTGGTCACCGTGCGCGGCCTCGGCTACAAGCTGGAGGGCTGACCCCAGGGCTACTCCGCGGCGCGGGTCGCCGGGTGCACGGCGATCAGCCCGAGGGCGCTGCGCCGCCGGCACATCGCGGCCAGTTCGGCGTAGGCCTTCTCGCCGAGCACCGCGGTGAGTTCGGGGGCGTAGGACTCGAACACCGGGCGGGCGCCGACATGGGCGGCGGGATCGCCGGTGCAGTACCAGTGCAGGTCCGCACCGCCCTCGCCCCAGCCGCGCCGGTCGTACTCGGTGATGACGGTTCGCAGGATCTGGGTGTCGTCGGGCCGGGTGACCCAGTCCTGACTGCGCCGGATCGGCAACTGCCAGCACACGTCGGGCTTCATGGTCAACGGCTCGACGCCGAGCTTGAGGGCCTTGCTGTGCAGCGCGCACCCGATCCCGCCGGGAAAACCCGGACGGTTCAGGAAGATGCACGCGCCCTTGTACTTCCGGGTCCGTAGGTTGGGCTTGCCGTCGTACTCGTCGTCCTCGAGGTAGCCCTTGCGGCCCAGCCCCTTCTCCCGGAACTGCCAGTCGTCGTCGGTCAGCTGTTTGACCGCGTCGTCGAGCCGGGCCCGGTCGTCGTCATCGGAAAGGAACGCACCATGAGAGCAGCAGCCGTCGTCCGGGCGGCCCTCGACGGTCCCCTTGCAGGCCGGCGTGCCGAACACGCACGTCCAGCGCGACAACAGCCACGTCATGTCGGCGGCGATCAGATGCGTCGGGTCCTCCGGGTCATAGAACTCCACCCACTCGCGGGCAAAGTCCAGTTCCACCTCACCGGGATGCACATCTGTCACGCCGCAAACGCTACCCCCATATGGCCGAACGCAATTCCCAACCGCCGCACTATCGGCGGTGCGGCGCGCCACATTGCTCCTCGGCCGGTCGCGACGGGTCCGGGAGGTCCGGCCACGAAGCGCAGGTCGGCAGCCGTTAGGTTGGTGCGGTGCGGTTAGGCGTGCTCGATGTCGGGAGTAACACGGTTCATCTCCTCGTGGTGGATGCGCGCCGTGGCGGTCATCCGACTCCGATGAGCTCCACCAAGGCCGCGCTGCGGCTCGCCGAGGCCATCGACAACTCGGGCAAGCTGACCCGCAAGGGTGCCGACAGCCTGGTCGCCACCGTCGACGAGTTCGCCAAGATCGCCACCAGCTCGGGATGCGCCGAACTGATGGCGTTTGCCACCTCGGCGGTGCGCGACGCCACCAACTCCGAGGACGTCCTGGCCAGGGTGCAGGCCGAGACCGGTGTCTCCCTCAAGGTGCTCAGCGGTGTCGACGAATCCCGGCTGACGTTCCTGGCGGTGCGCCGCTGGTACGGCTGGAGTGCGGGCCGGATCATCAACATCGACATCGGCGGCGGCTCGCTCGAGCTGTCCAGCGGGGTGGACGAAGAGCCCGAGGTGGCGCTGTCGCTGCCGCTGGGTGCGGGCCGGCTGACCAGGGAATGGCTCGCCGAAGACCCTCCTG
The genomic region above belongs to Mycolicibacterium sp. HK-90 and contains:
- a CDS encoding Ppx/GppA phosphatase family protein → MRLGVLDVGSNTVHLLVVDARRGGHPTPMSSTKAALRLAEAIDNSGKLTRKGADSLVATVDEFAKIATSSGCAELMAFATSAVRDATNSEDVLARVQAETGVSLKVLSGVDESRLTFLAVRRWYGWSAGRIINIDIGGGSLELSSGVDEEPEVALSLPLGAGRLTREWLAEDPPGRRRVAMLRDWLATELADAGDTMRRTGTPDLAVATSKTFRSLARLTGAAPSGAGPRVKRTLTAAGLRQLIAFISRMTAADRAELEGVSAERAPQIVAGALVAEASMRALDIDSVDICPWALREGLILRKLDSEADGTALVETSARDAGR